The Enterococcus sp. 7F3_DIV0205 genome has a window encoding:
- the tdc gene encoding tyrosine decarboxylase: MKNFNTDDTNLKALFIGDKGENVDLFKELLNKMIDEHVGWRQNYMPQDLPVISPQDRSSKSFQETADNMRSVFNVLSSRLRTESLPWHSAGRFWGHMNAETLMPSIIAYTTAMLWNGNNVAYESSPATSQMEEEVGLEFATLMGYEDGWGHIAADGSIANLEGLWYARNMKSLPFAIQAVVPEMVAGKSDWELLNMSTTEVLDILDQVQDQFDEIKAQSARSGKNLDKLGKWIVPQTKHYSWLKAADIIGIGLDQVIAGEVNSEYRMDIDKLEVQIRDLAAQGIPTLGVVGVVGSTEEGQVDRIDQIIALRDKLAKEGIYFYVHVDAAYGGYGRSIFLDENDQFIEWDKIEEVYAKHNIFQEKNDWLTREVYDSFKAIEQAESVTIDPHKMGYIPYSAGGVVIKDIRMRDVISYFATYVFEKGADIPALLGAYILEGSKAGATAAAVWTAHKVLPLNVTGYGKLMGASIEGAYHFYHFIDGLEFKVGDKTIEIHALTKPDFNMVDYVFNEKGNTDLVKMNKLNHDFYDYASYAKGGLYNNEFITSHTDFAIEEYGHSPFEFVNSLGFSRAEWERADKVTILRAAGMSPYMNDKEVFDEYAEKIKTAIQEKLEAIYAE; the protein is encoded by the coding sequence ATGAAAAATTTCAATACTGATGATACAAATTTAAAAGCATTATTTATAGGCGACAAAGGTGAAAACGTTGATTTATTCAAAGAGCTATTAAATAAAATGATCGATGAACATGTGGGCTGGAGACAAAATTACATGCCGCAAGATTTACCAGTGATTTCACCACAAGATAGAAGTTCTAAAAGTTTCCAAGAAACAGCAGACAACATGAGAAGTGTTTTCAATGTATTATCTTCTCGTTTACGTACCGAATCACTTCCATGGCACTCAGCAGGTCGTTTCTGGGGGCATATGAACGCTGAAACATTAATGCCATCAATTATCGCCTATACAACTGCAATGCTTTGGAACGGTAATAACGTGGCGTATGAGTCATCACCTGCAACGTCACAAATGGAAGAAGAAGTTGGGTTAGAATTTGCTACATTGATGGGTTATGAAGATGGCTGGGGTCATATTGCGGCTGATGGTTCGATCGCAAACTTAGAAGGTCTATGGTATGCCCGCAATATGAAATCTTTACCATTTGCTATCCAAGCTGTAGTACCAGAAATGGTTGCTGGGAAATCAGATTGGGAATTATTGAATATGTCAACAACAGAAGTCTTAGATATTTTAGATCAAGTACAAGACCAATTTGACGAAATCAAAGCTCAATCAGCCCGCAGTGGTAAGAACTTAGACAAATTAGGTAAATGGATCGTTCCTCAAACAAAACATTATTCATGGCTGAAAGCTGCTGACATCATTGGGATTGGTTTAGATCAAGTTATCGCTGGTGAAGTAAACAGTGAATACCGTATGGATATTGACAAATTAGAGGTACAAATCCGTGATTTAGCTGCACAAGGAATTCCGACTCTTGGAGTTGTTGGTGTGGTTGGTTCAACAGAAGAAGGACAAGTCGATCGTATCGATCAAATCATTGCTTTACGTGATAAATTAGCCAAAGAAGGCATCTACTTCTATGTACACGTTGATGCAGCATACGGTGGCTATGGACGTTCAATCTTCTTAGACGAAAACGATCAATTTATCGAATGGGATAAAATCGAAGAAGTTTATGCCAAACATAACATCTTCCAAGAGAAAAATGATTGGTTGACAAGAGAAGTTTATGACTCTTTCAAAGCAATCGAACAAGCTGAATCTGTCACGATCGATCCACATAAAATGGGCTATATCCCTTATTCAGCTGGTGGTGTTGTCATCAAAGACATCCGTATGCGTGACGTGATTTCTTATTTTGCAACTTATGTATTTGAAAAAGGCGCAGATATTCCAGCTTTACTTGGCGCATATATTCTTGAAGGCTCTAAAGCTGGTGCAACGGCTGCAGCTGTTTGGACAGCACATAAAGTCTTGCCGCTTAACGTAACAGGTTACGGTAAATTGATGGGCGCAAGTATTGAAGGAGCATATCATTTCTATCACTTTATCGACGGATTAGAATTCAAAGTCGGCGATAAAACAATCGAAATCCATGCTTTAACAAAACCAGATTTTAATATGGTGGACTATGTATTCAATGAAAAAGGCAATACTGATCTTGTGAAAATGAACAAATTAAACCACGATTTCTATGACTATGCTTCATACGCAAAAGGTGGATTATATAACAACGAATTCATTACATCTCATACAGATTTTGCTATCGAAGAATACGGCCACAGCCCATTTGAATTTGTAAACAGCTTAGGATTCTCTCGTGCTGAATGGGAACGTGCGGACAAAGTAACGATCTTACGTGCTGCTGGTATGTCACCATACATGAATGATAAAGAAGTTTTTGACGAATATGCAGAAAAAATCAAAACAGCGATCCAAGAAAAATTAGAAGCAATCTACGCTGAATAA